Proteins from one Deinococcus actinosclerus genomic window:
- a CDS encoding polyprenyl synthetase family protein — translation MTGLLTLGLPDAAFEARLREVLRSRVEFIELIGDDLVAAGGKRVRPMIALLAAQVLGASPARADWAAVRDLGVCVELLHSASLLHDDLIDDADTRRGQQAAFRRFGNVVSVMSGDFMLARLLGLLAGMPGGAALTRMFGETASVICEGEVLQFQVAAYQEYALEHYLTVIHGKTAALTQLAAEAPAVLLGATAAQREALATFGLEYGMAFQMQDDLLDLAADEATLGKPVGGDLREGKATYPLLHLLQGPHADEVRDVLERRAAHEGDVARVQALAAQEGAFEATRAEVRRRAWLAVDALRVLPAGDARDALERLAVREIERSR, via the coding sequence ATGACTGGCCTTCTCACCCTCGGCCTGCCGGATGCGGCGTTCGAAGCGCGGCTGCGCGAGGTGCTGCGCTCGCGGGTGGAATTCATCGAGCTGATCGGGGACGATCTGGTCGCCGCGGGTGGGAAGCGGGTGCGGCCGATGATCGCGCTCCTCGCGGCGCAGGTGCTCGGCGCCAGCCCGGCCCGCGCGGACTGGGCCGCCGTGCGCGACCTGGGCGTGTGCGTGGAACTGCTGCATTCGGCGTCGCTGCTGCACGACGACCTGATCGACGACGCGGACACGCGCCGGGGGCAGCAGGCGGCGTTCCGGCGCTTCGGGAACGTGGTGAGCGTCATGAGTGGCGATTTCATGCTCGCGCGCCTGCTGGGGCTGCTCGCGGGGATGCCGGGCGGCGCGGCCCTGACCCGCATGTTCGGCGAGACGGCCAGCGTGATCTGCGAGGGCGAGGTGCTGCAGTTCCAGGTGGCGGCGTACCAGGAGTACGCGCTGGAGCACTACCTGACGGTCATTCACGGGAAGACGGCGGCGCTGACGCAGCTGGCGGCCGAGGCCCCAGCGGTGCTGCTGGGCGCGACGGCGGCCCAGCGCGAGGCCCTGGCGACCTTCGGGCTGGAGTACGGGATGGCGTTCCAGATGCAGGACGACCTGCTGGATCTCGCGGCGGACGAGGCGACGCTGGGCAAACCGGTGGGCGGCGACCTGCGCGAGGGCAAGGCGACGTACCCGCTGCTGCACCTGCTTCAGGGGCCGCACGCGGACGAGGTGCGGGACGTGCTGGAGCGCCGCGCCGCGCACGAGGGGGACGTGGCGCGCGTGCAGGCGCTGGCGGCGCAGGAGGGGGCCTTCGAGGCGACCCGCGCCGAGGTGCGCCGCCGGGCGTGGCTGGCCGTGGACGCCCTGCGCGTCCTGCCCGCCGGGGACGCCCGTGACGCCCTGGAGCGGCTGGCGGTGCGCGAGATCGAACGCAGCCGGTAA
- a CDS encoding general stress protein, whose translation MESVVALFREPQQAQGALQTLLQRGFDRDHLGFALTDVVAQEDIAQQTGVSPEAGQPAGSAAVLKGAWLGILGGLVLTVPIWLLLLIIPVTRIYAHGGVLGILFGVIGGGALGGLFGALAGSDHGDFVNLLRRMGVPAEQAEKFYGGMKGGHVMVIARDPSGQRADEVLSVMRKHGAVKLEDAVGAGQLQSERH comes from the coding sequence ATGGAAAGTGTCGTTGCTCTCTTCCGCGAACCCCAGCAGGCGCAGGGGGCGTTGCAGACCCTGCTGCAGCGCGGCTTTGACCGTGACCACCTCGGCTTTGCCCTGACGGACGTCGTCGCGCAGGAGGACATCGCCCAGCAGACCGGCGTCAGCCCCGAAGCCGGTCAGCCCGCCGGGTCCGCCGCCGTCCTGAAGGGCGCGTGGCTGGGGATTCTGGGCGGCCTCGTGCTGACCGTGCCCATCTGGCTGCTGCTGCTCATCATTCCGGTGACCCGCATCTACGCCCACGGCGGCGTGCTGGGCATCCTGTTCGGCGTGATCGGCGGCGGCGCCCTGGGCGGCCTGTTCGGCGCGCTGGCGGGCAGCGACCACGGCGACTTCGTGAACCTGCTGCGCCGCATGGGCGTCCCGGCCGAGCAGGCCGAGAAGTTCTACGGCGGCATGAAGGGCGGCCACGTCATGGTGATCGCCCGTGACCCCAGCGGCCAGCGGGCCGACGAGGTGCTGAGCGTCATGCGCAAGCACGGTGCCGTGAAACTGGAAGACGCCGTGGGCGCCGGGCAGCTTCAGAGCGAACGCCACTGA
- a CDS encoding DnaJ C-terminal domain-containing protein produces the protein MAYKDYYDVLGVSRGASDADIKSAYRKLAKQYHPDKNAGDEKAAEKFKEIGEAYAVLSDPEKRKVFDQFGHTGQVPPGYQGGGFQGGDFAGFDGSQFSDFFQGLFGGAGRRGGAGFQGGAQVNLEDLLGGLGGAGQGRRFVQNVEGELQVTLEEAFSGSDEVINVDGKRLSLRVPAGTRDGARLRLAGQGPGGGDVLLTIRVLEDARFDLDGDDLTTSVDVPAPVAALGGDVTVQTLSGRGNLSVPPGSSGGRRMRLRGQGWPRRDGTRGDLYVRLNVTVPATLSDEQKELYRKLRDLG, from the coding sequence ATGGCGTACAAGGACTACTACGACGTGCTGGGCGTGTCGCGCGGCGCGTCCGACGCGGACATCAAGAGCGCGTACCGCAAACTGGCCAAGCAGTACCACCCGGACAAGAACGCCGGGGACGAGAAGGCCGCCGAGAAGTTCAAGGAGATCGGCGAGGCCTACGCCGTCCTGAGCGACCCGGAGAAACGCAAGGTGTTCGACCAGTTCGGGCACACCGGGCAGGTGCCCCCCGGCTACCAGGGCGGCGGGTTCCAGGGCGGGGACTTCGCGGGGTTCGACGGCTCGCAGTTCAGTGACTTCTTCCAGGGGCTGTTCGGCGGGGCCGGGCGGCGCGGCGGCGCGGGCTTCCAGGGCGGCGCGCAGGTGAACCTGGAGGACCTGCTGGGCGGCCTGGGCGGCGCCGGGCAGGGCCGCCGCTTCGTGCAGAACGTGGAAGGCGAGTTGCAGGTCACGCTGGAGGAAGCCTTCAGCGGCTCGGATGAGGTCATCAACGTGGACGGCAAACGCCTGAGCCTGCGTGTCCCTGCCGGCACGCGCGACGGCGCGCGGCTGAGGCTGGCCGGGCAGGGCCCGGGCGGTGGGGACGTGCTGCTGACCATCCGCGTGCTGGAGGACGCCCGCTTCGATCTGGACGGGGACGACCTGACGACCAGCGTGGACGTGCCCGCCCCGGTCGCGGCGCTGGGCGGGGACGTGACCGTGCAGACCCTGAGTGGCCGGGGCAACCTGAGTGTCCCGCCCGGCAGCAGCGGCGGGCGGCGCATGCGCCTGCGCGGGCAGGGCTGGCCCAGACGCGACGGCACGCGCGGCGACCTGTACGTCCGCCTGAACGTCACGGTGCCTGCCACCCTGAGCGACGAGCAGAAGGAGCTGTACCGCAAACTGCGCGACCTCGGGTAA
- a CDS encoding ketosteroid isomerase-related protein has product MHGTTLTLIEQYYAAFNAADFAGMLALLTDDVRHDINEGETQVGLEAFRAFLAKMDAHYREQARELVIMSTPDGARASAEFVIHGEYLRTDPGLPEARGQRYVLPVGAFFEVRGGQIARVTNYYNLADWSRQVGA; this is encoded by the coding sequence ATGCACGGCACGACCCTGACGCTGATCGAGCAGTATTACGCCGCCTTCAACGCCGCCGACTTCGCGGGCATGCTGGCCCTGCTCACCGACGACGTGCGCCACGACATCAACGAGGGCGAGACGCAGGTGGGCCTGGAGGCCTTCCGGGCGTTCCTGGCGAAGATGGACGCCCACTACCGCGAGCAGGCGCGCGAGCTGGTGATCATGAGCACGCCCGACGGCGCGCGGGCGAGCGCGGAGTTCGTGATTCACGGCGAGTACCTGCGCACCGATCCCGGGCTGCCCGAGGCGCGCGGGCAGCGCTACGTCCTGCCGGTCGGGGCGTTCTTCGAGGTGCGCGGCGGGCAGATCGCGCGGGTCACGAACTACTACAACCTCGCGGACTGGTCCCGGCAGGTGGGTGCTTGA
- a CDS encoding Glu/Leu/Phe/Val family dehydrogenase translates to MRASGLNWQGLMEQLRQALPHCEVTDQSLAYFKYPKRTVSVNLPVRMDDGSIRVFRGYRTVHSTSRGPSMGGVRLREGVNAHECEVLAAIMTLKAAVADLPLGGAKGGVDVDPATLSPHELEGVVRRYTSELVELIGHNEDILAPDVGSDAQAMAWMLDTYNENTGTTGSGVVVGKPIPLGGSYGSKDARGRSAALVAARVLEERGESLSRAKVAVYGFGDVGRRAAQTLAAQGALVIAVSDQDGATFASSGLDLDALSAYREERGSVAGFATDITPAEVTELDVDVLLLAYDYGTVNAGNAHAVRARYVVEATNRAVLPEAERFLTEAGVQVIPDLIASIGGVVVNYLEWVQDASNFFWTEEEIEAAIDQRVNVAVSDVMGVARTRQTDLRTAAYALALNRLHNATVMRGVYP, encoded by the coding sequence ATGCGGGCATCAGGACTCAACTGGCAGGGCCTCATGGAGCAACTCCGGCAGGCACTGCCCCACTGCGAGGTCACCGACCAGTCCCTCGCGTACTTCAAATATCCCAAACGCACCGTCAGCGTGAACCTCCCGGTGCGCATGGACGACGGCAGCATCCGCGTCTTCCGCGGCTACCGCACCGTGCACAGCACCTCACGCGGCCCCAGCATGGGCGGCGTGCGCCTGCGTGAAGGCGTCAACGCCCACGAGTGCGAGGTGCTCGCCGCGATCATGACCCTCAAGGCCGCCGTGGCCGACCTGCCCCTGGGCGGCGCCAAGGGCGGCGTGGACGTCGACCCCGCGACCCTCAGCCCCCACGAGCTCGAGGGCGTGGTGCGCCGCTATACCAGCGAACTGGTGGAACTGATCGGCCACAACGAGGACATCCTCGCGCCCGACGTGGGCAGCGACGCGCAGGCCATGGCCTGGATGCTCGACACGTACAACGAGAACACCGGCACAACCGGAAGCGGCGTCGTGGTGGGCAAACCCATCCCGCTGGGCGGCAGCTACGGCAGCAAGGACGCCCGGGGCCGCAGCGCCGCGCTCGTCGCCGCGCGCGTGCTCGAGGAGCGCGGCGAGAGCCTCAGCCGCGCCAAGGTCGCCGTGTACGGCTTCGGGGACGTGGGCCGCCGCGCCGCGCAGACCCTCGCCGCGCAGGGCGCACTGGTCATCGCCGTGTCCGACCAGGACGGCGCGACCTTCGCCAGCTCCGGCCTGGATCTGGACGCGCTGTCTGCCTACCGCGAGGAACGCGGCAGCGTGGCGGGCTTCGCGACCGACATCACCCCCGCCGAGGTCACCGAGCTTGACGTGGACGTACTGCTGCTCGCCTACGACTACGGCACCGTGAACGCCGGGAACGCCCACGCTGTGCGCGCCCGCTACGTCGTGGAGGCCACCAACCGCGCCGTGCTGCCCGAGGCCGAGCGCTTCCTGACGGAGGCGGGCGTGCAGGTCATCCCCGACCTGATCGCCAGCATCGGCGGCGTGGTCGTGAACTACCTGGAATGGGTGCAGGACGCCAGCAACTTCTTCTGGACCGAGGAAGAGATCGAGGCCGCCATAGACCAGCGCGTGAACGTCGCCGTCAGTGACGTCATGGGGGTGGCCCGCACGCGCCAGACCGACCTGCGCACCGCCGCGTACGCCCTGGCCCTGAACCGCCTGCACAACGCCACCGTGATGCGTGGCGTGTACCCATGA
- a CDS encoding VF530 family DNA-binding protein → MVDREDKTASAEAPAAPSTINRSPSAAPRDPLHGVTLERVVTHLQAEYGWEELARRIPVKCFQSNPSVTSSLKLLRKEGWAREQVEGEYVRLVQRENANPLIEALKAGTLTGEVQAPSQTKTHEALGWALRHGAAESDLLALLGRVHDVNFWPGTSTLPLLNLAIDRDAPPSFIRALLQAGALPEDPRYWLPLLHSVDVEGQAYKEGRRAPRTDVLDLLVARGAKPGQADRRGVTAREIAQAYGLRVVLNRLEQLGA, encoded by the coding sequence ATGGTTGACAGAGAAGACAAGACGGCGTCGGCTGAGGCCCCTGCGGCTCCATCAACCATCAACCGCTCACCATCCGCTGCCCCGCGCGATCCGCTGCACGGCGTGACGCTGGAGCGCGTCGTGACGCATCTTCAGGCCGAGTACGGCTGGGAGGAGCTGGCGCGGCGCATTCCGGTGAAGTGCTTTCAGAGCAATCCCAGCGTGACGAGCAGCCTGAAACTGCTGCGTAAGGAAGGCTGGGCGCGCGAGCAGGTGGAAGGCGAGTACGTGCGCCTCGTGCAGCGCGAGAACGCCAACCCGCTGATTGAGGCACTCAAGGCGGGCACCCTGACTGGCGAGGTGCAGGCGCCCAGCCAGACGAAGACGCACGAGGCGCTGGGCTGGGCGCTGCGGCACGGCGCGGCCGAATCAGACCTGCTGGCCCTGCTGGGCCGCGTGCACGACGTGAACTTCTGGCCGGGCACCTCGACGCTGCCGCTGCTGAACCTCGCCATCGACCGGGACGCGCCGCCCAGCTTCATCCGCGCGCTGCTCCAGGCGGGGGCGCTGCCCGAGGACCCGCGCTACTGGCTGCCGCTGCTCCACAGCGTGGATGTGGAAGGGCAGGCGTACAAAGAGGGTCGCCGCGCGCCGCGCACGGACGTGCTGGACCTGCTCGTGGCGCGCGGCGCGAAGCCGGGGCAGGCGGACCGGCGGGGCGTGACCGCCCGCGAGATCGCCCAGGCGTACGGGCTGCGAGTGGTGCTCAACCGCCTGGAACAGCTGGGCGCGTAA
- a CDS encoding Glu/Leu/Phe/Val family dehydrogenase: MTATQDPTNSTGPKSGAHAIPSYLDPNNIGPYEIYLEQVERVTPYLGKLAYWAETLKRPKRILVVDVPIHLDDGTVAHFEGYRVQHNTSRGPAKGGVRYHQDVTLSEVMALSAWMTVKNAAVNLPYGGGKGGIRIDPRKYSTGELERLTRRYTTEIGLIIGPEKDIPAPDVNTNPQTMAWMMDTYSMNVGRTATGVVTGKPVSLGGSLGRGDATGRGVFVTGAEAMKKLGMPMQGARVAVQGFGNVGEAAARIFHEHGAKIVAIQDVTGTIHSDAGIDPKAALEHLRRTGKITDMPGTEEITRDEFWGVDCDVMIPAALEKQITLANAGQIRAKLIVEGANGPTIPAADDLLAERGVTVVPDVLANAGGVTVSYFEWVQDFSSFFWTEDEINKRLDRIMSEAFGSLWDVKERHGVTLRTAVYIVACTRVLEARALRGLYP, encoded by the coding sequence ATGACCGCCACGCAAGATCCGACCAACAGCACTGGGCCCAAATCCGGCGCGCACGCCATTCCCAGCTACCTCGACCCGAACAACATCGGGCCGTACGAGATCTACCTCGAGCAGGTCGAGCGCGTCACGCCCTACCTCGGCAAGCTCGCCTACTGGGCCGAGACGCTCAAGCGGCCCAAGCGCATCCTGGTCGTGGACGTGCCCATCCACCTTGATGACGGCACGGTCGCGCACTTCGAGGGCTACCGCGTGCAGCACAACACGTCGCGCGGCCCCGCCAAGGGCGGCGTGCGCTACCACCAGGACGTGACGCTCAGCGAGGTCATGGCGCTGTCCGCGTGGATGACCGTGAAGAACGCCGCCGTGAACCTCCCGTACGGGGGCGGCAAGGGCGGCATCCGCATCGACCCGCGCAAGTACAGCACCGGGGAACTCGAGCGCCTGACGCGCCGCTACACCACCGAGATCGGCCTGATCATCGGGCCGGAGAAGGACATCCCCGCGCCGGACGTGAACACCAACCCGCAGACGATGGCGTGGATGATGGACACGTACTCCATGAACGTGGGCCGCACCGCGACCGGCGTCGTGACCGGCAAGCCCGTGTCGCTGGGCGGCAGCCTGGGCCGCGGCGACGCCACCGGGCGCGGCGTGTTCGTGACCGGCGCGGAGGCCATGAAGAAACTCGGGATGCCCATGCAGGGCGCGCGGGTGGCGGTGCAGGGCTTCGGGAACGTGGGCGAGGCCGCCGCGCGCATCTTCCATGAGCACGGCGCGAAGATCGTCGCCATCCAGGACGTGACCGGCACGATCCACAGCGACGCCGGGATCGACCCGAAGGCCGCGCTGGAGCACCTGCGCCGCACCGGCAAGATCACCGACATGCCCGGCACCGAGGAGATCACGCGCGACGAGTTCTGGGGCGTGGACTGCGACGTGATGATCCCCGCCGCGCTGGAAAAGCAGATCACCCTGGCGAACGCCGGGCAGATCAGGGCGAAACTGATCGTGGAGGGCGCCAACGGCCCCACCATTCCCGCTGCGGACGACCTGCTCGCCGAGCGGGGCGTGACGGTCGTGCCGGACGTGCTGGCGAACGCCGGCGGCGTGACCGTGTCGTACTTCGAGTGGGTGCAGGACTTCAGCTCGTTCTTCTGGACCGAAGACGAGATCAACAAGCGCCTGGACCGCATCATGAGCGAGGCCTTCGGCAGCCTGTGGGACGTGAAGGAACGCCACGGCGTGACGCTGCGCACCGCCGTGTACATCGTGGCCTGCACCCGCGTGCTCGAAGCGCGCGCCCTGCGCGGCCTGTACCCGTAA
- a CDS encoding nucleotide exchange factor GrpE, with protein MFRKRGPKMTDDQHKPSNDRTDTAAKTVTEDGLDIPDTEADNMAEDAETAFPGMDGLDEGMLGQVQEMMAKLERADELEKENADLRGRLARLATDFDSYRRRTQEDVNAAQGQGVSKAAEALMPVYDDMDRAVSMGAADPAKLIPGMQAVQGKILGVFAGLGLEATGKEGEAFDPQWHEALQVVPGDEDDVIVQVYQLGFRMGDRLVRPARVVVSRKG; from the coding sequence ATGTTCCGCAAGAGAGGCCCCAAGATGACCGACGACCAGCACAAACCCAGCAACGACCGCACCGACACCGCCGCGAAAACCGTCACGGAAGACGGCCTGGACATCCCCGACACCGAGGCCGACAACATGGCCGAGGACGCCGAGACCGCCTTCCCCGGCATGGACGGCCTGGACGAGGGCATGCTCGGGCAGGTGCAGGAGATGATGGCGAAACTGGAACGCGCCGACGAACTGGAAAAGGAGAACGCCGACCTGAGGGGCCGCCTGGCCCGACTGGCGACCGACTTCGACAGCTACCGCCGCCGCACCCAGGAGGACGTGAACGCCGCGCAGGGCCAGGGCGTGAGCAAGGCCGCCGAGGCGCTGATGCCCGTGTACGACGACATGGACCGCGCCGTGAGCATGGGCGCCGCCGACCCCGCCAAGCTGATCCCCGGCATGCAGGCCGTGCAGGGCAAGATCCTGGGCGTGTTCGCGGGCCTGGGTCTGGAGGCCACCGGCAAGGAAGGCGAAGCCTTCGACCCGCAGTGGCACGAGGCGCTGCAGGTCGTGCCCGGCGACGAGGACGACGTGATCGTGCAGGTGTACCAGCTGGGCTTCCGCATGGGCGACCGCCTCGTGCGCCCCGCGCGCGTCGTCGTGAGCAGGAAGGGTTGA
- a CDS encoding oxidoreductase, translating to MTPIKSPLAPRADATDVLKDTDLTGQTAVVTGAASGLGVETVRALLSAGARVIMPVRDTARGEEVARDLAQATGNSDVHVLHLDLGSLASVRQAASEILALAPQIKMLINNAGVMATPQGQTADGFETQFGTNHLGHFQLTRLLMPALLAAAPARVVSLSSSGHRISDIRWDDPNFRATPYDPWQAYGQSKTANALFAAELNRRYADQGVTANAVHPGGIMTGLQKHMPEGEAQRRGWVDENGVPNPAFKTPAQGASTSVWAATAPELDGVGGLFLEDLQQSTPLDEASPNPMFGYKPHALDADSARRLWTLSEQMIDQTGK from the coding sequence ATGACTCCGATCAAGAGCCCACTGGCCCCCCGCGCCGACGCCACCGACGTCCTGAAGGACACCGACCTCACCGGCCAGACCGCCGTCGTGACCGGCGCGGCCTCCGGGCTGGGCGTCGAGACGGTCCGCGCCCTGCTGAGCGCCGGGGCGCGCGTGATCATGCCCGTCCGTGACACCGCGCGCGGCGAGGAGGTCGCCCGTGACCTCGCCCAGGCCACCGGCAACAGCGACGTGCACGTGCTGCACCTGGACCTCGGGTCGCTCGCGTCGGTCCGGCAGGCGGCCAGCGAGATCCTCGCGCTCGCGCCACAGATCAAGATGCTCATCAACAACGCGGGCGTCATGGCCACCCCGCAAGGCCAGACCGCCGACGGCTTCGAAACGCAGTTCGGCACGAACCACCTGGGGCACTTCCAGCTCACGCGGCTGCTGATGCCCGCGCTGCTGGCCGCCGCGCCCGCCCGGGTCGTGTCCCTGAGCAGCAGCGGCCACCGCATCAGCGACATCCGCTGGGACGACCCGAACTTCCGGGCGACCCCCTACGACCCCTGGCAGGCGTACGGGCAGAGCAAGACCGCCAACGCCCTGTTCGCCGCCGAACTCAACCGCCGCTACGCCGATCAGGGCGTCACCGCGAACGCCGTGCATCCCGGCGGGATCATGACCGGGCTGCAGAAGCACATGCCCGAAGGAGAGGCGCAGCGCCGGGGCTGGGTGGACGAGAACGGCGTGCCCAACCCCGCCTTCAAGACCCCCGCGCAGGGCGCCAGTACCAGCGTCTGGGCGGCCACCGCCCCCGAGTTGGACGGCGTGGGGGGGCTGTTCCTGGAAGACCTCCAGCAGAGCACCCCGCTGGACGAGGCCAGCCCCAACCCGATGTTCGGGTACAAACCCCACGCGCTCGACGCGGACAGCGCCCGCCGCCTATGGACCCTCAGCGAGCAGATGATCGACCAGACCGGGAAGTAA
- a CDS encoding GNAT family N-acetyltransferase, with amino-acid sequence MTLRVEAVSGPDLAPFIADLARLRITVFREFPYLYEGSAAYEETYLRTYLDAPDALVLLARDGGQVVGASSALPLTQEMAEIRAPFVDPEFDERDVLYLGESVLLPEYRGRGLGHAFFDGREAHARTLGLSVTAFCAVQRPEDHPLRPQPYRPLNAFWAARGYVERPDLHTTLSWPDVGEGQDTPKPMRFWVRRELT; translated from the coding sequence TTGACCCTGAGGGTCGAGGCGGTGAGCGGCCCGGACCTGGCGCCGTTCATCGCGGATCTGGCGCGGCTGCGCATCACGGTGTTCCGTGAGTTCCCCTACCTGTACGAGGGCAGCGCGGCGTACGAGGAGACGTACCTGCGCACCTACCTGGACGCGCCCGACGCCCTGGTGCTCCTGGCGCGCGACGGCGGGCAGGTGGTGGGGGCCAGCAGCGCCCTGCCGCTGACGCAGGAGATGGCCGAGATCCGCGCCCCCTTCGTGGACCCGGAGTTCGACGAGCGGGACGTGCTGTACCTCGGCGAGAGCGTCCTGCTGCCCGAGTACCGGGGGCGCGGGCTGGGCCACGCCTTCTTCGACGGGCGTGAGGCGCACGCCCGCACGCTGGGCCTGAGCGTGACGGCCTTCTGCGCGGTGCAGCGCCCGGAGGATCATCCGCTGCGGCCGCAGCCCTACCGGCCACTGAACGCCTTCTGGGCGGCGCGCGGGTACGTGGAACGCCCGGACCTGCACACGACCCTGTCCTGGCCGGACGTGGGCGAAGGCCAGGACACACCCAAACCGATGCGTTTCTGGGTACGCCGGGAGCTTACTTGA
- the dnaK gene encoding molecular chaperone DnaK, with protein sequence MPKAVGIDLGTTNSVISVMEGGRPEVIVNAEGARTTPSVVAYKGDERLVGQIARRQAALNPAATLFEVKRFIGRRWDEVKEEAARSPFTVKEGPGGSVRIEVNGQDLAPEQVSAEVLRKLVNDASAKLGEKIRDVVVTVPAYFDNSQREATKQAGEIAGLNVLRVINEPTAAALAYGLERKGNETVLVFDLGGGTFDVTILELGDGVFEVKSTSGDTHLGGADFDQRIVDWLATEFQKDNSFDLRKDKQALQRLIEAAEKAKIELSNASETTISLPFITFDPETRTPMHLERTLSRAKFEELTSDLLRRVRKPVEQALADAKLDASKIDEVILVGGSTRIPAVKRIVQDIIGKTPNESVNPDEAVALGAAVQAGIIQGDSSLGDIVLVDVTPLTLGVEVKGGMIAPMITRNTTVPAKKTEIYTTAENNQPGVEINVLQGERPMANDNKSLGRFKLEGIPPMRAGQPQIEVTFDIDANGILHVTAKEKTSGKEASIRIENTTTLDKGDVERMVQEAEQNAAADKQRREKVEKRNNLDSLRVQALGQIEENGSAAQDAKDKLKAAADEAEEAVRSDDDARIDAAQKKLEEELRSFMTAAQAQGQDAGAAQGQPQAKADDDVIDADFKPAE encoded by the coding sequence ATGCCCAAAGCAGTCGGAATTGACCTCGGTACCACCAACTCTGTGATCTCCGTCATGGAAGGCGGCCGCCCCGAAGTGATCGTGAACGCCGAAGGCGCCCGCACCACCCCCAGCGTCGTCGCGTACAAGGGCGACGAGCGCCTTGTCGGGCAGATCGCCCGCCGTCAGGCCGCCCTGAACCCCGCCGCCACGCTGTTCGAAGTCAAGCGCTTCATCGGCCGCCGCTGGGACGAAGTGAAGGAAGAAGCCGCCCGCAGCCCCTTCACCGTGAAAGAAGGCCCCGGCGGCAGCGTGCGCATCGAAGTGAACGGCCAGGACCTCGCCCCCGAGCAGGTCAGCGCCGAGGTGCTGCGCAAGCTCGTGAACGACGCCAGCGCCAAGCTGGGCGAGAAGATCCGCGACGTGGTCGTCACCGTCCCCGCGTACTTCGACAACAGCCAGCGCGAGGCCACCAAGCAGGCCGGTGAGATCGCGGGCCTGAACGTCCTGCGCGTCATCAACGAACCCACCGCCGCCGCGCTCGCCTACGGCCTGGAGCGCAAGGGCAACGAGACCGTGCTGGTCTTCGACCTGGGGGGCGGCACCTTCGACGTGACCATCCTCGAACTGGGCGACGGCGTGTTCGAAGTGAAGTCCACCAGCGGCGACACCCACCTGGGCGGCGCGGACTTCGACCAGCGCATCGTCGACTGGCTCGCCACCGAGTTCCAGAAGGACAACAGCTTCGACCTGCGCAAGGACAAGCAGGCCCTGCAGCGCCTGATTGAAGCGGCCGAGAAGGCCAAGATCGAACTGAGCAACGCGTCTGAAACCACCATCAGCCTGCCGTTCATCACCTTCGACCCCGAAACCCGCACCCCCATGCACCTCGAGCGCACCCTGAGCCGCGCGAAGTTCGAGGAACTCACGAGCGACCTGCTGCGCCGCGTGCGCAAGCCCGTCGAGCAGGCCCTCGCGGACGCCAAGCTGGACGCCAGCAAGATCGACGAAGTGATCCTGGTGGGCGGCAGCACCCGCATCCCCGCCGTGAAGCGCATCGTGCAGGACATCATCGGCAAGACCCCCAACGAGTCCGTGAACCCCGACGAGGCCGTCGCGCTCGGCGCCGCCGTGCAGGCCGGGATCATCCAGGGCGACTCCAGCCTGGGCGACATCGTCCTGGTGGACGTCACCCCGCTGACGCTGGGCGTGGAGGTCAAGGGCGGCATGATCGCCCCGATGATCACCCGCAACACCACGGTGCCCGCCAAGAAGACCGAGATCTACACCACCGCCGAGAACAACCAGCCCGGCGTGGAGATCAACGTCCTCCAGGGTGAACGCCCCATGGCGAACGACAACAAGTCCCTGGGCCGCTTCAAGCTGGAAGGCATCCCGCCCATGCGCGCCGGTCAGCCCCAGATCGAGGTGACCTTCGACATCGACGCCAACGGCATCCTGCACGTCACCGCCAAGGAGAAAACCAGCGGCAAGGAAGCCAGCATCCGCATCGAGAACACCACCACCCTCGACAAGGGCGACGTGGAACGCATGGTGCAGGAAGCCGAGCAGAACGCCGCCGCCGACAAGCAGCGCCGCGAGAAGGTCGAGAAGCGCAACAACCTCGACAGCCTGCGCGTCCAGGCCCTCGGCCAGATCGAGGAAAACGGCTCTGCTGCCCAGGATGCCAAGGACAAGCTCAAGGCCGCCGCCGACGAGGCCGAGGAAGCCGTCCGCAGCGACGACGACGCCCGCATCGACGCCGCGCAGAAGAAGCTGGAAGAGGAACTCCGCTCCTTCATGACCGCCGCGCAGGCGCAGGGTCAGGACGCCGGCGCCGCGCAGGGCCAGCCCCAGGCGAAAGCCGACGACGACGTGATCGACGCGGACTTCAAACCCGCCGAATAA